From Sulfurovum zhangzhouensis, one genomic window encodes:
- a CDS encoding OprD family outer membrane porin, whose amino-acid sequence MKLIKMSLAAALAASIAMAGGNIAPVEEASPAAEAEVDYGTVFGQSRTFYIDRTYKGSIENNRNSLVTGGYIGYKTPEYNGLTAAVVLYGVYGFDIHSTDAEVAGSSSYDPSLYGDGFKNYMYIGEAYLNYKYENTNVKIGRQRLDTPLAGADDARELPNLFEAAIVTNTDIKDTTLIAGHITRESVGTFGNVYPVGSLALQSGYGLGYKLGTNGDFADMGEIALGAGTDTAGVTALAAIYKGIDSVTLQAWDYYAHDILNALYLQADMGWNCMLNDEVKMNASLQYINESDVGDALAGKVDSNYWGAKLGAKYGNFSAYVAYSQTSDSDGAENGGIITPWGGMPAFTQGMVTRHQFFSDTDTYKIAATYNFSDLNVNATVYYASFNVGDSATYAPGLDTTESGFDIIYQATKNLQYRFRGNFPNDFGPTYDWDEYRLIVNYNF is encoded by the coding sequence ATGAAACTGATCAAGATGAGTCTTGCTGCTGCACTTGCAGCAAGTATAGCAATGGCAGGTGGTAACATTGCACCTGTTGAAGAAGCTTCTCCAGCAGCGGAAGCAGAAGTAGACTACGGTACAGTGTTCGGACAATCACGTACTTTCTACATCGACAGAACTTACAAAGGTTCTATAGAGAACAACCGTAACTCTTTGGTTACAGGTGGATATATTGGTTATAAAACACCTGAATACAATGGATTAACTGCTGCAGTTGTACTTTATGGTGTATATGGATTTGATATTCACTCTACAGATGCAGAGGTAGCAGGTAGCTCAAGTTATGATCCATCACTTTATGGTGACGGGTTCAAGAACTACATGTACATCGGTGAAGCATATCTAAACTATAAATATGAAAACACAAATGTAAAAATCGGTCGTCAAAGACTTGATACACCACTTGCAGGTGCAGATGATGCAAGAGAGCTTCCAAACCTTTTTGAAGCGGCAATTGTAACAAATACTGATATTAAAGATACAACATTGATCGCTGGACATATCACAAGAGAGAGCGTTGGGACTTTCGGTAACGTTTATCCAGTTGGTTCTCTTGCACTTCAAAGTGGTTACGGTCTAGGTTACAAGCTTGGTACGAACGGTGACTTTGCTGATATGGGCGAGATCGCACTTGGTGCAGGAACTGATACTGCAGGTGTTACAGCCCTGGCGGCTATCTATAAAGGTATCGATAGTGTAACACTTCAAGCATGGGACTACTATGCTCATGATATCCTCAACGCACTTTATCTACAAGCTGATATGGGTTGGAACTGTATGCTGAACGATGAAGTAAAAATGAATGCTTCACTCCAGTATATCAATGAGAGTGATGTAGGTGATGCACTTGCAGGCAAGGTAGATAGTAACTACTGGGGTGCAAAACTTGGTGCTAAATATGGCAACTTCAGTGCATATGTTGCATACTCTCAGACTTCTGACAGTGACGGTGCAGAAAATGGAGGAATCATCACTCCATGGGGTGGAATGCCTGCATTTACTCAGGGAATGGTAACAAGACATCAGTTCTTCTCAGATACTGATACATACAAAATTGCTGCTACATATAACTTCAGTGACCTTAATGTGAATGCAACTGTATATTATGCATCATTTAATGTAGGTGACAGCGCAACATACGCTCCTGGGTTAGATACGACAGAGAGCGGTTTTGACATCATCTATCAAGCAACTAAAAATCTTCAATACAGATTTAGAGGAAACTTCCCAAATGACTTTGGTCCAACTTATGACTGGGATGAATATAGACTTATAGTAAACTATAATTTTTAA
- a CDS encoding cation acetate symporter: protein MIGKVLSLLTLATAALFAAGDMAGGTKADELNVPAVVMFFIFVAATLGITYWAAKRTKSAKDFYTAGGGITGVQNGTAIAGDYMSAASFLGITGMVYLKGYDGLIFSIGFLVGWPIILFMLSEQLRNLGKYTFADVTAYRLKQKPVRILSALGSISVVILYLIAQMVGSGKLIEILFGLDYEFAVILVGALMVLYVAFGGMLATTWVQIIKAVLLLAGTTFMSIMVMAKFGFSFEELFTAATKVHPLGDAIMTPGGLVSDPISAISLGIALMFGTAGLPHILMRFFTVADAKEARKSVFVATGLIGYFYVLTFIMGFGAIVLVLGAEGNIYWDTATNTLKGMNNMAAVWLAHAVGGDYFLGFISAVAFATILAVVSGLTLAGASAISHDLYANAFSTGNVDEKKEIRVSKIATIGIGIAAIIFGIAFEKQNIAFVVALAFTIAASANFPVLFMSIYWKKLTTRGAVLGGYVGLISALVLVILGPVVWTEILGNGAAIVPYKFPAVFSVPLAFLAIWFFSITDKSEDAQRCIDEFDAQDVRCQTGIGSEGAVAH from the coding sequence ATGATAGGTAAGGTTTTATCTCTATTGACATTGGCTACTGCTGCACTTTTTGCTGCAGGAGATATGGCAGGTGGAACAAAAGCTGACGAATTGAACGTCCCGGCAGTTGTAATGTTCTTTATTTTCGTTGCAGCGACACTCGGTATCACTTACTGGGCGGCAAAAAGAACAAAATCTGCAAAAGACTTCTATACTGCTGGCGGCGGTATCACCGGTGTTCAAAACGGTACGGCGATCGCAGGTGACTATATGTCAGCAGCATCATTTCTTGGTATTACTGGTATGGTATACCTCAAAGGGTATGACGGTCTGATCTTCTCTATCGGATTCCTTGTAGGCTGGCCTATTATCCTTTTTATGCTCTCAGAGCAGCTTAGAAACCTTGGAAAATATACATTTGCCGATGTTACTGCATACAGACTCAAGCAAAAACCGGTAAGAATCCTTTCCGCACTTGGTTCAATCTCTGTTGTTATTCTTTACCTGATCGCTCAGATGGTAGGTTCTGGTAAATTGATCGAGATTCTTTTTGGTCTTGACTATGAGTTTGCAGTTATACTTGTTGGTGCATTGATGGTATTGTACGTTGCATTCGGTGGAATGCTTGCTACAACTTGGGTACAGATCATCAAAGCGGTATTGCTTCTTGCAGGTACTACTTTCATGTCTATCATGGTTATGGCTAAATTCGGATTTAGCTTTGAAGAACTATTTACAGCAGCGACAAAAGTGCATCCACTAGGTGATGCGATTATGACTCCGGGTGGTCTTGTATCTGATCCTATCTCTGCTATTTCACTTGGTATTGCATTGATGTTCGGTACAGCAGGTCTTCCGCATATCTTGATGAGATTCTTTACGGTTGCTGACGCAAAAGAAGCTAGAAAATCAGTATTTGTTGCGACAGGATTGATCGGATACTTCTATGTACTTACATTTATCATGGGATTCGGTGCGATTGTATTGGTTCTTGGTGCTGAAGGTAATATCTATTGGGATACTGCAACAAACACGCTCAAAGGAATGAACAATATGGCAGCTGTATGGTTGGCTCACGCTGTTGGTGGTGACTACTTCCTTGGATTTATATCTGCAGTTGCATTTGCTACGATCCTTGCGGTTGTATCAGGTCTTACGCTTGCAGGTGCATCAGCTATCTCTCATGACCTTTATGCGAACGCATTCAGTACGGGAAATGTTGATGAGAAAAAAGAGATCAGAGTTTCTAAGATTGCTACAATCGGAATCGGTATTGCCGCGATCATCTTTGGTATCGCTTTTGAAAAGCAAAATATTGCATTCGTTGTTGCACTGGCATTTACTATCGCTGCATCAGCTAACTTCCCGGTTCTGTTTATGTCTATCTACTGGAAAAAACTCACAACCAGGGGAGCCGTGCTAGGTGGATATGTAGGGCTTATTTCTGCACTTGTACTTGTAATCCTTGGTCCGGTTGTTTGGACTGAGATCCTTGGTAATGGAGCAGCGATCGTACCTTACAAGTTTCCTGCAGTATTCTCGGTGCCATTAGCATTCCTGGCGATTTGGTTCTTCTCTATCACTGATAAAAGTGAAGATGCACAAAGATGTATCGATGAGTTTGATGCACAAGATGTCAGATGTCAAACCGGTATTGGATCAGAGGGAGCAGTTGCTCACTAA
- a CDS encoding diheme cytochrome c has protein sequence MKKLLLSILLLSSIVFADDHSFFTKKSKSGVKAVENELYLKECGSCHFAFQPGLLPERSWTKMMNNLADHFGSDATLEPEDHKALLVYLTDNAADNATEYKRSRKILKSIPAESTPDKITDVPYFVREHRRIPKKVIMQEEVITLSNCTACHTTASKGVYSERAIKIPNYGRWDD, from the coding sequence ATGAAAAAATTACTACTCTCGATATTACTGCTATCTTCGATAGTGTTCGCAGATGATCACTCATTTTTCACTAAAAAAAGTAAAAGTGGCGTGAAAGCTGTTGAAAATGAGCTCTATCTCAAAGAATGTGGAAGCTGTCACTTTGCCTTCCAACCGGGTCTTTTACCTGAAAGATCATGGACAAAGATGATGAACAACCTCGCAGATCATTTCGGAAGTGATGCTACACTTGAACCGGAAGATCATAAGGCTCTGTTAGTATATCTGACAGATAATGCTGCTGATAATGCAACGGAATATAAAAGAAGCCGAAAGATTCTAAAATCCATTCCAGCTGAATCAACGCCAGACAAGATAACAGACGTTCCATACTTTGTAAGAGAACATAGACGCATACCGAAAAAAGTAATTATGCAGGAAGAGGTAATAACACTAAGTAATTGTACTGCATGTCACACTACTGCATCCAAAGGAGTATACAGTGAAAGAGCAATCAAAATACCAAACTACGGTAGATGGGATGACTAA
- a CDS encoding 3'-5' exonuclease gives MFKSLINNWNKKKLSDDRFTFLFDEGNDDEIVVFDCETTGLDPKQDDIISIGAVKIKNNKIFLNDALHLYIKQEKEIDHKSITIHQIRNCDLDGAIPLREAIERFLYFIGNKTLAGYYLEFDVAMINKYTKEMLGITLPNSQVEISSIYYNKKIQTIPQGNIDLRFNTILKELSLPRLHAHDALNDAVMTAMMYLKLKNIKKL, from the coding sequence ATGTTTAAATCCTTGATAAACAATTGGAACAAGAAAAAGCTGTCCGATGATCGTTTTACATTCTTATTTGATGAAGGAAATGACGATGAAATCGTTGTTTTTGATTGCGAAACGACAGGCTTGGATCCTAAGCAGGACGATATCATCTCTATAGGAGCGGTGAAGATCAAAAACAATAAGATCTTTTTAAATGATGCATTGCATCTCTACATCAAACAAGAAAAGGAGATCGATCACAAAAGTATTACGATTCACCAGATACGTAATTGCGATCTGGACGGAGCAATTCCGCTTCGTGAAGCAATAGAAAGATTTCTTTATTTTATCGGCAACAAAACACTTGCAGGATATTATCTGGAATTTGATGTAGCTATGATAAACAAGTATACGAAAGAGATGTTAGGCATTACATTACCTAATTCCCAAGTGGAAATCTCTTCGATATACTATAACAAGAAAATTCAAACTATTCCGCAAGGGAATATCGACTTGAGGTTTAATACTATCTTGAAAGAGTTGTCTCTACCGCGGCTTCATGCACACGATGCACTGAACGATGCGGTAATGACGGCAATGATGTATTTAAAATTAAAAAATATTAAAAAACTATAG
- the acs gene encoding acetate--CoA ligase, translated as MLQELYQPNKEFAKNARIKNMCEYNELVDAANEDYEGFWGAFANEKIDWFEPFTNVLNETNAPFVKWFEGGKLNVAHQCIDRHIESRKNKAAIIFEGDRGDKQIITYLELYYQVNKFANLLKEDFGVKKGDRVVIYMPMIPEAAYAMLACARIGAIHSIVFGGFSAEALRDRINDAEAKVVITADGAYRKTKPYMLKPVVDEALAEGNSPVEKVLVVERNNEDLEWVAGRDYSYNELIKDKSPECPAEPMDSEDPLFLLYTSGSTGKPKGVQHNQAGYILWAQMTMEWVFDVKENDTYWCTADIGWITGHTYIVYGPLAMGATTVMFEGVITYPDAGRPWKMVEEYKINQFYTAPTAIRVLHKTGENEPAKYDISSLKVLGTVGEPIDPPAWKWYYEEVGQSKCAIVDTYWQTETGGHIVSPLPGATPIKPACATLPLPGIIGEILDPETGRKVGAGESGYMCVTRPWPSMIRGVWGDPERFIKSYFGDVKKDGKAVYFTGDGAVYGENGYITITGRTDDVINVSGHRMGTAEVEAAIKKHWNVAEVAVVGKPHEIKGEGIFAYIVLKSDEGVADEVEEVKAINNIIKKEIGNIAVCDDMVFAPGLPKTRSGKIMRRILRSIAKGEPITQDISTLEDPSVVEKIENMVKGV; from the coding sequence ATGTTACAAGAACTATATCAACCAAATAAAGAATTTGCAAAAAATGCAAGAATCAAAAATATGTGTGAATATAACGAACTTGTTGATGCAGCAAACGAAGACTATGAGGGATTCTGGGGTGCATTTGCCAACGAAAAGATCGACTGGTTCGAACCTTTCACAAATGTACTGAATGAGACCAATGCGCCGTTTGTAAAATGGTTTGAAGGTGGTAAACTTAACGTAGCACATCAATGTATCGACCGTCATATCGAGTCTCGTAAGAACAAAGCAGCAATTATCTTTGAAGGTGACAGGGGAGATAAGCAGATCATCACTTATCTTGAGCTCTATTACCAAGTAAACAAGTTTGCCAATCTTCTTAAAGAGGATTTTGGTGTCAAAAAAGGTGATAGAGTTGTTATCTATATGCCAATGATCCCTGAAGCAGCCTATGCGATGCTTGCATGTGCAAGAATCGGTGCGATCCACTCTATCGTATTTGGCGGGTTCTCAGCTGAAGCACTTAGAGACCGTATCAATGATGCAGAGGCAAAAGTGGTTATCACTGCTGATGGTGCATATAGAAAGACCAAACCGTATATGCTTAAACCTGTGGTTGATGAAGCACTTGCAGAAGGCAACAGTCCGGTAGAAAAAGTACTTGTTGTTGAGCGCAACAATGAAGATCTGGAGTGGGTAGCCGGACGTGACTACTCATACAATGAACTCATCAAGGACAAATCTCCAGAGTGTCCGGCAGAACCAATGGATAGTGAAGACCCTCTTTTCCTTCTTTACACTTCAGGAAGTACAGGTAAACCTAAAGGAGTTCAGCACAACCAAGCAGGATATATCCTTTGGGCACAGATGACGATGGAATGGGTATTTGACGTTAAAGAAAACGATACTTACTGGTGTACAGCTGATATCGGTTGGATCACAGGACATACATATATCGTATACGGACCGTTGGCAATGGGTGCAACGACAGTTATGTTCGAGGGTGTTATCACTTACCCTGATGCAGGACGTCCATGGAAGATGGTAGAAGAGTATAAGATCAACCAATTCTATACAGCTCCAACAGCTATCCGTGTACTTCACAAAACAGGTGAAAATGAGCCTGCTAAATACGATATCTCATCACTCAAGGTACTAGGAACAGTTGGTGAACCTATCGATCCACCGGCATGGAAATGGTACTACGAAGAAGTAGGACAGAGCAAATGTGCGATCGTTGATACCTACTGGCAGACTGAGACAGGTGGTCATATCGTATCTCCGCTTCCAGGTGCAACACCTATCAAACCGGCATGTGCTACTCTTCCGCTACCGGGTATCATAGGTGAGATCCTTGATCCAGAGACAGGTAGAAAAGTTGGAGCAGGTGAGAGCGGTTATATGTGTGTAACACGTCCTTGGCCATCGATGATCCGTGGTGTATGGGGTGATCCGGAAAGATTCATCAAGTCATACTTCGGTGATGTTAAAAAAGACGGTAAAGCTGTTTACTTTACGGGTGACGGTGCAGTGTACGGTGAAAATGGATATATCACGATCACTGGTCGTACGGATGATGTCATCAACGTATCAGGACACCGTATGGGTACAGCAGAAGTAGAAGCGGCGATCAAAAAACATTGGAACGTCGCAGAAGTAGCAGTTGTCGGTAAACCGCACGAGATCAAAGGTGAGGGAATCTTTGCTTATATCGTACTCAAATCAGATGAAGGTGTAGCTGATGAAGTAGAAGAGGTGAAAGCGATCAACAACATCATCAAAAAAGAGATCGGGAACATCGCTGTATGTGATGATATGGTATTTGCACCTGGTCTTCCAAAAACACGTTCAGGTAAGATCATGAGACGTATCCTCCGTTCCATCGCAAAAGGCGAACCTATTACTCAAGATATTTCAACACTTGAAGATCCTTCGGTAGTAGAGAAGATCGAAAATATGGTAAAAGGGGTGTAA
- a CDS encoding DUF485 domain-containing protein — MTHEQAEQIKHNPKYQELVSKRSKFAWTLTIIMLVVYYAFILFIAFSPETLGESMSGGITTIGIPIGIAIIIFAFAMTGIYVKRANGEFDDLLREVKKDLEKEMK; from the coding sequence ATGACACATGAACAAGCTGAACAAATAAAGCACAACCCGAAGTATCAGGAACTTGTTAGCAAAAGAAGTAAGTTTGCCTGGACACTGACAATTATCATGTTAGTAGTCTATTATGCATTTATCCTGTTTATTGCATTTAGCCCGGAAACACTTGGTGAAAGTATGAGTGGTGGAATCACTACAATCGGTATACCGATCGGTATTGCAATTATCATTTTTGCTTTTGCGATGACCGGAATCTATGTAAAAAGAGCAAATGGCGAATTTGATGATTTGCTTAGAGAAGTTAAAAAAGATCTTGAAAAGGAGATGAAATAA
- a CDS encoding response regulator transcription factor: protein MRVLLLEDELMLQSAIAEYLTSTGYIVDAFEDGEEAYEQIKKTSYDLFVFDINTPSIDGLSLLEKLQKEKIHIPTIFISAITQIEQISKAYELGCYDYLKKPFHLKELTLHIERLLKMADIQSKSMVKLSRMYSYDLEKNRLLFDNVEQELKPKHQQIMHLLASNVERIVDFDMLRYYVWDDIHVDAATIRAEMHRVRQALKEDLIVSIKGIGYKLTKQ, encoded by the coding sequence ATGAGAGTACTGTTGCTTGAAGATGAATTGATGCTTCAAAGTGCGATTGCAGAGTATCTTACTTCAACCGGTTATATTGTTGATGCCTTTGAAGATGGGGAAGAGGCCTATGAACAGATCAAAAAAACATCGTATGACCTTTTTGTCTTCGACATTAACACTCCATCGATTGATGGTCTGAGTCTACTTGAAAAACTCCAAAAAGAGAAGATCCATATCCCTACAATATTTATCTCTGCGATCACCCAGATCGAACAGATTTCCAAAGCATATGAGCTGGGATGTTATGACTACCTCAAAAAGCCGTTTCATCTCAAAGAACTTACATTACATATAGAAAGACTTCTCAAAATGGCTGATATCCAGTCAAAAAGCATGGTAAAACTAAGCCGAATGTACAGCTATGATCTGGAAAAAAACAGATTGCTATTTGACAATGTTGAACAGGAACTCAAACCCAAACATCAACAGATCATGCATCTGCTTGCTTCCAATGTAGAGAGGATTGTGGACTTTGATATGCTTAGATACTATGTATGGGATGATATCCACGTGGATGCAGCAACTATCCGCGCAGAGATGCATAGAGTACGCCAGGCACTCAAAGAGGATTTGATCGTGAGTATCAAGGGAATCGGTTACAAACTGACTAAACAATAA
- a CDS encoding DUF1924 domain-containing protein: MKKFILVSLIPLSVFANNFNDQIQIYIDQLKVEAKNIDPNFNDFDSKRGEEIFTSKHIGKKGQEISCTSCHNLDLTQEGKNVFTNKVIKPLSPTANKERLISVKEVEKWLRRNFKDVYLKEGNAIQKGDVLYYINTK, encoded by the coding sequence ATGAAAAAGTTTATACTTGTATCGTTAATACCACTGTCTGTTTTCGCGAATAACTTTAATGATCAGATTCAAATCTACATTGATCAGTTAAAGGTCGAAGCAAAAAATATCGATCCAAATTTCAATGATTTTGACAGCAAAAGAGGTGAAGAGATATTTACTTCAAAACATATCGGCAAAAAAGGTCAAGAGATATCCTGTACCAGCTGTCACAATCTAGATCTGACGCAAGAGGGAAAAAATGTTTTTACAAATAAAGTGATCAAACCTCTATCGCCAACGGCAAATAAAGAGCGTCTTATCTCGGTCAAAGAGGTGGAAAAATGGCTGAGAAGAAACTTCAAAGACGTTTACTTGAAAGAAGGCAATGCGATACAAAAAGGTGATGTACTTTACTACATCAATACAAAATAA
- a CDS encoding putative nucleotidyltransferase substrate binding domain-containing protein has translation MIALLENLITHHPFTLLNQHESERIQKDALIAYYPQNTIIINQAEVPRKFFIIIKGTVDVLDDNDEHIDIYHTHDCFGGIELIETQPSHYKYIVTEELICFEIPQETFLDLCEKNQRFKNYFFSNIVERIDMLKEKREYATMSDIMVAKLDESILHKACVVTPNSSIVDALKQMEKEGATCILVKNDDGYGIVTDADFRYYILHKHDENLETISQIQTFPIHSIERGALLFNILLMMTEHSIKHLPVFDEDGSILGTLEVVDIVSFFSNQSHLITIQMEKAKSIDNVVDAAKRLDIMVGALHAKGVKSRYIAKLVSEINKKMYIKLFEMIIPQSWHDHCALILLGSEGRASQILRTDQDNALVFEEGFMPDNIGEITQKFISVLDKIGFPRCEGGIMMINPKWCKSVDAYKEDIYRWIEEPSYEKFMDMAIFFDSTAVAGKTELHEKLITYLLEKVNEKQQILMHFARAIETFESPLGLFSQFVHDKGHKGEIDIKKGALFAMIHGVRALALEYGIRATNTSLRIKELNNVGFLNKEDATEMMEALEVLHTLRLHSQLEQLAVGEKLDNYISINKIGKLERDLLKEALKTVNRFKKTVSYHFHLSMVG, from the coding sequence TTGATAGCGCTACTTGAGAATCTAATAACACATCACCCATTTACCCTCTTAAATCAACATGAGTCTGAACGTATTCAGAAAGATGCCCTAATAGCATACTATCCACAGAATACGATTATTATCAACCAGGCTGAAGTTCCACGAAAGTTTTTTATCATCATTAAAGGGACCGTTGATGTACTTGATGATAATGATGAACATATCGATATCTATCATACACATGATTGTTTTGGCGGTATAGAACTCATAGAAACTCAACCTTCTCACTACAAGTACATTGTAACTGAGGAATTGATATGTTTTGAAATTCCGCAGGAGACATTTTTAGATCTCTGTGAAAAAAACCAAAGATTCAAAAACTACTTTTTTTCTAACATTGTAGAACGTATCGATATGCTCAAAGAAAAAAGAGAGTATGCAACAATGAGTGATATCATGGTCGCAAAACTGGATGAGTCCATCCTGCACAAGGCATGCGTTGTTACTCCAAATAGCTCTATTGTCGATGCATTGAAACAGATGGAAAAAGAGGGTGCAACCTGTATACTTGTAAAAAATGATGATGGATACGGTATTGTCACAGATGCAGACTTCAGATATTATATCCTCCACAAACATGATGAAAACCTGGAGACGATCTCACAGATACAGACGTTTCCGATACACTCTATTGAGCGTGGAGCACTTCTGTTTAATATTCTGCTCATGATGACAGAACACTCTATCAAACATCTACCTGTCTTTGATGAAGATGGCAGTATACTTGGTACACTTGAGGTAGTAGATATTGTTAGCTTCTTTTCCAACCAGTCACACCTGATCACTATTCAGATGGAAAAAGCCAAAAGTATTGATAATGTCGTAGATGCGGCTAAACGTTTGGATATTATGGTAGGAGCACTACACGCCAAAGGTGTAAAGAGTAGATATATCGCGAAACTGGTCTCAGAGATCAACAAAAAAATGTATATAAAACTCTTTGAGATGATCATTCCCCAGTCATGGCATGATCATTGTGCTTTAATTTTGCTTGGAAGTGAAGGGCGTGCATCACAGATCCTTCGTACAGACCAGGATAATGCATTGGTATTTGAAGAAGGCTTCATGCCAGACAATATCGGAGAAATAACGCAAAAGTTTATCTCTGTACTTGATAAGATAGGTTTCCCTCGCTGTGAAGGCGGTATCATGATGATCAATCCTAAGTGGTGTAAGAGCGTCGATGCCTATAAAGAAGATATATATCGATGGATTGAAGAGCCGAGTTATGAAAAATTTATGGATATGGCAATCTTCTTTGACTCGACTGCCGTAGCCGGGAAAACAGAACTTCATGAGAAGCTGATTACATACCTTCTTGAAAAAGTCAATGAGAAACAACAAATCCTTATGCACTTTGCAAGAGCGATAGAGACATTCGAATCACCATTAGGGCTCTTTTCCCAGTTTGTCCATGATAAAGGGCATAAAGGTGAGATCGATATCAAAAAAGGTGCACTTTTCGCAATGATACATGGTGTACGTGCATTGGCTCTGGAATATGGAATTAGAGCAACCAATACTTCTCTACGTATCAAAGAGCTTAACAATGTCGGTTTTTTGAATAAAGAAGATGCGACAGAGATGATGGAGGCGCTTGAAGTCCTGCATACGCTTAGACTTCATTCTCAGCTTGAACAATTGGCCGTGGGAGAGAAGTTAGACAACTATATCTCCATAAATAAAATCGGTAAACTCGAACGTGACCTTTTAAAAGAGGCTCTAAAGACAGTAAACCGATTCAAAAAAACGGTTAGCTACCATTTTCATCTCTCTATGGTCGGATAA